A region from the Lolium perenne isolate Kyuss_39 chromosome 4, Kyuss_2.0, whole genome shotgun sequence genome encodes:
- the LOC127293191 gene encoding cation/calcium exchanger 1-like: protein MAVLRRLYNKSSRNAAAAGSASLILLLLLVLSLSGGGARGRRGGIFLGSGVGAGDAEEGICEEELLALDGRAARCRYLQSSHPPCGPQGYVDYLVLFYCACGDGQMELWWSPWLGGATIGLWLLLLFYLLGDTASEYFCASLEGLSAALRLPPAVAGVTLLSLGNGAPDVLSSVVAFASGGAGDGAGDVGLSGALGGALFVSTVVAGLVSIVSARRRGGVEDAVVIERRGFVRDVGFLLVALCYLLAILLAGNVTVWSAAAFLSLYAVYVLAVSASHCCPCAATSAADNSTSSADHSDDLAAPLLPVVSSKNNKTQQLAAFARQLLAAPLYLPRRLTIPDIAAHRWSRANAVTSALLAPLLLAAVTCPLTPTFLLGAALTGALLAIAAASTTDAAAPPRGRYARLVWLVGGFLMSVLWSYVLARELVSLLVSTGIIAGIPASVLGVTVLAWGNSLGDLVSDVAMATQEGKAGAQTAVAGCYAGPAFNMVVGLGLSMAIAAAGTYPEPYEVPVQASTYVTVGFLVAGLAWALVVLPARGMRLDAVLGGGLLALYLCFLAVRLADAVGVLSLNSLSLAKNTVT, encoded by the coding sequence ATGGCTGTCTTGCGCAGGCTGTACAACAAGAGCAGCCGcaatgccgccgccgccgggagcGCCTCGTTGATACTGCTGCTTCTGCTCGTCCTCTCCCTCTCCGGCGGCGGGGCTCGAGGGAGGCGGGGTGGCATCTTCTTAGGCTCCGGCGTAGGTGCTGGAGATGCAGAGGAGGGGATCTGCGAGGAGGAGCTGCTGGCGCTGGACGGCCGCGCCGCGCGATGCCGGTACCTCCAGTCCAGCCACCCGCCATGCGGGCCGCAGGGGTACGTCGACTACCTCGTGCTCTTCTACTGCGCGTGCGGCGACGGCCAGATGGAGCTCTGGTGGTCGCCGTGGCTGGGCGGCGCGACGATCGGGCTCTGGCTCCTCCTGCTCTTCTACCTCCTCGGCGACACCGCGTCCGAGTACTTCTGCGCCTCGCTCGAGGGCCTCTCCGCCGCGCTCCGCCTCCCGCCGGCCGTGGCCGGGGTCACGCTGCTCTCGCTCGGGAACGGCGCGCCCGACGTGCTCTCCAGTGTCGTCGCATTCGCGTCGGGAGGCGCCGGGGACGGGGCGGGGGACGTGGGGCTCAGCGGCGCGCTCGGCGGCGCGCTGTTCGTGTCCACGGTTGTCGCCGGCCTCGTCTCCATCGTCTCGGCTCGTCGCCGCGGAGGCGTGGAGGACGCCGTCGTCATCGAGCGGCGCGGCTTCGTGCGCGACGTGGGCTTCCTCCTCGTCGCGCTCTGCTACCTCCTCGCAATCCTGCTCGCCGGCAACGTCACTGTCTGGTCCGCCGCAGCCTTCCTCTCCCTCTACGCCGTCTACGTTCTTGCCGTGTCGGCATCACACTGCTGCCCCTGCGCCGCCACTTCCGCCGCAGACAACAGTACCAGCAGCGCCGATCACTCCGACGACCTCGCCGCCCCGCTTCTCCCCGTTGTCTCCTCCAAGAATAATAAGACGCAACAACTAGCAGCCTTCGCCCGCCAGCTCCTCGCCGCGCCGCTCTACCTCCCGCGCCGCCTCACCATCCCGGACATCGCCGCGCACCGCTGGTCACGTGCCAACGCCGTCACCTCCGCGCTCCTCGCCCCTCTCCTCCTCGCGGCCGTCACCTGCCCGCTCACCCCAACCTTCCTCCTCGGCGCCGCCCTCACCGGCGCCCTCCTCGCCATCGCAGCGGCCTCGACCACGGACGCCGCAGCACCCCCTCGCGGCCGGTACGCGCGCCTCGTATGGCTCGTGGGCGGGTTCCTCATGTCCGTCCTCTGGTCCTACGTCCTCGCACGCGAGCTCGTGTCCTTGCTCGTGTCCACTGGCATCATCGCCGGCATTCCCGCCTCCGTGCTGGGCGTCACCGTGCTCGCGTGGGGCAACTCCCTCGGCGACCTGGTCTCGGACGTGGCCATGGCAACCCAAGAAGGCAAGGCGGGCGCGCAGACAGCGGTGGCGGGTTGCTACGCGGGGCCGGCGTTCAACATGGTGGTGGGGCTGGGGCTGTCTATGGCGATCGCGGCGGCGGGGACGTACCCGGAGCCGTACGAGGTGCCGGTGCAGGCGTCGACGTACGTGACGGTGGGGTTCCTGGTGGCCGGGCTGGCGTGGGCGCTGGTCGTGCTGCCAGCGCGGGGGATGCGGCTGGACGCCGTGCTCGGGGGCGGGCTGCTCGCACTCTACCTCTGCTTCCTCGCCGTCAGGCTGGCCGACGCCGTCGGCGTCCTCAGCTTGAATTCACTCTCTCTTGCCAAGAATACCGTGACGTGA